In Sporosarcina psychrophila, a genomic segment contains:
- a CDS encoding tripartite tricarboxylate transporter permease: MNELISNMISGFSVALSPMNILLLLIGAFIGMVVGIIPGFGASAGIAILLPLTLSLEPTGAIIMLAGIYYGSQYGGATTSILINTPGDSAAVASTFDGYPLTLQGKAGKALITQAIASFVGGTIGVILIFTLAPAFAKVALKFGPPEYFMLMMMGLLTLIWMTDDSKVKGFISAMIGLAVATVGVDVITGAQRYTFGSPQLISGISFIPVTIGLFGIGELLYRIYMGSHKDEKLENLDLSIMNKSTWPSVKELLAAKFTFIRGSIIGFVTGVLPGAGATIASFFAYSIEKKVSKEPQKFGKGHLPGLIAPETANNGATSGAMVPLLTLGIPGSASTAILLGAFLMYGLQPGPLLMIERPDFAWGIISSMYLGNAILLIINIVAIPVFLMIVKLPYRFIIPVIIALCLIGTYSLNNSLIETWILLIFGVIGFFMKLYGYSPAALVLALVLGPMAENTLRQSLIMSETGMGIFLSRPVSLLFLSLIVLIVVYPFMKKLFTRRIA, from the coding sequence ATGAACGAATTAATAAGTAATATGATATCAGGATTCTCGGTTGCTCTGAGTCCTATGAACATTCTCCTGTTACTAATCGGGGCCTTTATTGGAATGGTCGTCGGGATTATTCCAGGATTCGGAGCTTCTGCAGGTATTGCAATCTTGTTACCACTAACATTATCACTTGAGCCGACTGGCGCTATTATCATGCTAGCTGGTATCTATTACGGTTCGCAATATGGTGGGGCAACAACCTCGATACTCATTAATACACCGGGGGATTCAGCAGCTGTCGCAAGTACCTTTGATGGCTATCCGCTGACCTTACAAGGAAAAGCGGGAAAAGCGTTGATCACCCAGGCAATCGCATCCTTTGTCGGAGGGACAATCGGAGTTATTCTGATATTCACGTTAGCGCCTGCGTTTGCCAAAGTTGCGCTTAAGTTTGGTCCCCCCGAGTACTTCATGCTAATGATGATGGGATTACTAACACTTATTTGGATGACTGACGACAGTAAAGTAAAAGGATTCATTTCTGCAATGATTGGGCTTGCGGTCGCGACAGTTGGCGTCGACGTTATTACCGGTGCACAGCGATACACGTTCGGTTCGCCGCAATTGATTAGCGGAATCAGCTTTATTCCGGTGACCATAGGTTTGTTCGGAATCGGTGAGTTACTGTACAGGATTTACATGGGTTCACATAAAGATGAAAAGTTGGAAAACCTTGATCTTTCTATCATGAATAAAAGTACTTGGCCTTCCGTGAAGGAGCTACTTGCAGCTAAGTTTACATTCATAAGAGGTTCAATTATAGGTTTCGTTACAGGTGTCTTACCGGGAGCTGGAGCAACGATTGCATCATTTTTTGCTTATTCGATTGAAAAGAAAGTTTCAAAGGAACCCCAAAAATTCGGTAAAGGCCATTTGCCAGGTCTCATCGCACCTGAAACTGCAAACAACGGGGCAACGTCTGGGGCGATGGTACCGCTATTGACACTGGGAATTCCGGGGTCTGCATCTACGGCTATTCTGCTTGGAGCATTCCTAATGTACGGGTTGCAACCAGGGCCATTGTTGATGATTGAAAGACCTGACTTTGCATGGGGAATCATTTCTAGTATGTATCTAGGGAATGCCATTTTGCTTATTATTAATATTGTAGCAATTCCTGTATTCTTGATGATTGTTAAACTGCCGTATCGCTTTATAATCCCAGTGATTATTGCATTATGTCTAATTGGTACGTATAGTTTAAATAATAGCTTGATTGAAACATGGATATTGCTTATATTTGGAGTAATAGGATTCTTTATGAAACTGTATGGTTATTCTCCAGCAGCACTTGTCTTGGCGCTTGTACTAGGTCCAATGGCGGAAAATACGCTTAGGCAGTCATTAATCATGTCTGAGACAGGTATGGGGATATTCCTTTCTCGTCCTGTGTCCTTACTATTTTTATCCCTGATTGTGCTTATTGTTGTCTATCCGTTTATGAAAAAGCTATTCACTAGAAGGATAGCGTAA
- a CDS encoding YitT family protein, with amino-acid sequence MKKQHKKETRTHFIFRYLFIMIGATMAAVAIELFLVPNSIIDGGIIGISLILTFLTGIPFGLLILLINLPFLFFGYKYIGKNFFISSSFAIVVLALVEIPLKAVDPFVTDPLLATVFGGLLLGAGVGLVIRNGGALDGTEILGILLTKKIPFSVGEFVMFFNIFIFGWAGFVLGWEQAMYSILTYYIASKTIDAVIQGLDETKAVIIVSDEYEELGIAINERLGRSITNLKGSGGYNNSDKDVIYVVVTRLEISKLKQIVHEVDANAFLTIMNTQEAHGGQFKSPIH; translated from the coding sequence ATGAAAAAACAGCACAAAAAAGAAACACGTACACATTTTATATTCCGTTATCTATTCATTATGATAGGGGCGACTATGGCGGCGGTCGCGATTGAACTATTTCTTGTTCCAAACTCTATTATAGATGGTGGAATCATCGGGATTTCACTAATTCTAACTTTTTTAACGGGTATCCCATTCGGTTTACTCATACTGCTGATCAACTTGCCATTCCTTTTCTTTGGCTATAAGTATATCGGGAAGAACTTTTTCATATCTTCCTCTTTTGCAATCGTTGTACTTGCGCTTGTGGAAATTCCACTTAAGGCGGTTGACCCTTTTGTGACGGATCCGCTTCTTGCGACTGTCTTCGGAGGGCTACTGTTAGGAGCGGGTGTCGGGCTTGTCATTCGTAATGGCGGTGCTTTAGATGGGACTGAGATACTTGGTATTTTATTGACTAAAAAGATTCCGTTCTCTGTCGGCGAATTTGTGATGTTTTTCAATATCTTCATTTTCGGCTGGGCAGGCTTTGTACTCGGCTGGGAGCAAGCCATGTATTCGATTTTGACGTATTATATCGCTTCAAAAACAATCGATGCCGTTATCCAAGGTTTGGATGAAACAAAAGCGGTGATTATCGTGTCGGATGAATACGAGGAACTCGGTATTGCCATTAATGAACGTCTCGGTAGAAGCATTACGAACCTTAAGGGAAGCGGCGGCTATAACAATAGTGACAAAGATGTCATTTATGTAGTTGTCACGCGTCTAGAAATAAGTAAATTAAAACAAATCGTACATGAAGTCGATGCAAATGCATTTTTAACAATCATGAATACGCAAGAAGCACATGGCGGACAGTTTAAATCACCGATTCATTGA
- a CDS encoding tripartite tricarboxylate transporter TctB family protein, with product MKNIFSIFLLAISCIYFAMALNFPMFSKGIPGSGFLPQLIGIILIILTGYDLIKSYKSNKEDKAITTNFKEMIYLILIITAYIYLFSIIGALLSTVLFMVIVLLLFNKGKLKQNLLIGILVPVIIFVMFEVLLNTGLPAGIFENLF from the coding sequence ATGAAAAATATATTTTCAATATTTCTATTGGCTATTTCCTGTATTTATTTTGCGATGGCATTAAACTTCCCGATGTTTTCAAAAGGTATCCCTGGAAGTGGATTTCTTCCACAATTAATAGGAATTATACTTATCATTTTAACGGGGTATGACTTGATAAAAAGCTACAAGTCGAATAAAGAGGACAAGGCAATTACCACAAACTTTAAGGAAATGATTTATCTAATTCTAATAATCACGGCTTATATATACTTGTTTAGTATAATAGGAGCTTTATTATCAACAGTTCTATTTATGGTTATTGTGCTTCTTCTATTCAATAAGGGGAAATTGAAACAGAACTTACTCATTGGTATTTTGGTTCCAGTAATCATATTCGTTATGTTCGAGGTTCTATTGAATACAGGATTGCCAGCGGGAATTTTTGAAAATCTATTTTAA
- a CDS encoding Bug family tripartite tricarboxylate transporter substrate binding protein, whose translation MKKFHALIILMIAAVVMAACSDEEGTEASSGEYPGKTLNVIIPFGPGGGTDLYLRKIIEIMQKEKIYTENIKIENREGGSGAVGWGFLESKKGDAYYVAPTSGSFFTTPLVSNTNFNYETFTPVALMGADDLLLLVKENSKYDTLDKFIDAAKNGKRMKMGGVGQVSDEMIVPNLFAKEAGFEFDYVPFQSAGELTSALLSDSLDAIVGNPARSLGQIKGDLMKPLAFSGLERLPQLEEVPTFTELGFAVNISQPRGVILAGDVDLEVKEWWVDAMKQVAETKEWKEFITDNGMSEYILFGDEFATFLEETNTKFKESLEDVES comes from the coding sequence ATGAAGAAGTTTCACGCTTTAATCATATTAATGATTGCCGCAGTAGTGATGGCTGCTTGTTCAGACGAAGAGGGTACAGAAGCGTCAAGTGGTGAATATCCAGGTAAAACGCTGAATGTCATCATTCCGTTTGGACCTGGTGGGGGAACGGATTTGTATCTCCGTAAAATTATAGAAATTATGCAAAAAGAAAAGATTTATACAGAGAACATTAAGATTGAGAACCGCGAAGGTGGTAGTGGTGCAGTTGGCTGGGGATTCTTAGAATCTAAAAAAGGCGATGCCTATTATGTGGCACCGACAAGCGGAAGCTTTTTCACAACACCTTTAGTTTCCAATACTAATTTCAATTATGAGACGTTTACACCTGTTGCACTAATGGGTGCAGATGATTTACTACTACTCGTAAAAGAAAACTCTAAATACGATACACTTGATAAATTTATTGATGCTGCAAAAAATGGCAAGCGTATGAAAATGGGGGGAGTTGGCCAAGTAAGTGATGAAATGATTGTTCCAAATCTATTTGCGAAAGAGGCAGGCTTTGAATTCGACTATGTCCCATTCCAGTCTGCTGGAGAACTTACGAGTGCGCTATTGTCAGATAGTCTTGACGCGATTGTCGGAAATCCGGCAAGGTCACTTGGTCAAATTAAAGGGGATCTGATGAAACCACTTGCATTTTCAGGTCTTGAGCGCTTACCGCAATTAGAAGAGGTTCCAACATTCACTGAGTTGGGCTTTGCCGTTAATATCTCTCAGCCCCGTGGAGTTATTCTTGCGGGAGATGTTGATTTGGAAGTGAAAGAATGGTGGGTTGATGCCATGAAGCAAGTCGCTGAAACGAAAGAATGGAAAGAATTTATTACAGATAACGGAATGTCAGAGTATATTTTGTTCGGAGATGAATTTGCTACTTTCCTTGAAGAAACAAATACTAAGTTTAAAGAATCGCTAGAAGATGTAGAAAGTTAA
- a CDS encoding S-layer homology domain-containing protein gives MSNLRRKIYAATVSVAVVLGVIVTAVPVTTDAAGTSFTDVKTTLDHYEPIMNLAGRGIVKGYSDGTYRPDNELTRGQASKILALALKLDTRNVRNPGFKDLDNTNGFYKYVAALENAGLISGFEDNTFKPNASMTRAHMAKAIDLGFKLEGKSTVNPFRDVSNSAWYVDHVKALVTNKVTKGKTPTTFDPNASITRAQMASFVVRTENIKVASNPIEKARAEIRKVVTQNGVIEVGVKKVAESRFNSRTNTVTMTAYDIDEGIKGLTGIGVFSSKLRALGVKKISIGNAKAVDLSRPTAKDTLKEDFLALLKPSTKPSTDSDVSAEDVQVTLYADKNDIQFRETFNVNFHVFVPSTN, from the coding sequence ATGAGCAATTTACGAAGAAAGATATATGCGGCTACTGTTTCTGTGGCAGTTGTCTTGGGAGTGATCGTTACTGCAGTTCCTGTCACTACTGATGCGGCTGGTACTTCATTTACAGATGTAAAAACGACTCTTGATCATTATGAACCGATTATGAATCTTGCTGGGCGTGGAATTGTCAAAGGCTATTCAGATGGTACATATCGTCCGGACAATGAGCTTACGCGTGGTCAAGCTTCGAAAATCCTTGCGCTCGCATTGAAGCTGGATACGAGAAACGTCAGAAATCCGGGTTTTAAAGACCTCGACAACACGAATGGCTTCTATAAGTATGTAGCAGCACTTGAAAATGCAGGGCTCATTTCGGGATTCGAAGACAACACATTCAAACCGAATGCATCCATGACGCGTGCCCATATGGCGAAAGCAATCGATCTCGGATTCAAACTCGAGGGTAAATCTACCGTAAATCCATTCAGAGATGTAAGTAATTCTGCGTGGTACGTGGATCATGTCAAGGCACTCGTCACTAACAAGGTGACGAAAGGAAAGACGCCAACAACTTTTGATCCGAATGCTAGCATCACACGTGCCCAAATGGCATCATTCGTTGTACGTACCGAGAATATCAAAGTCGCGTCTAATCCAATCGAAAAGGCGCGTGCTGAAATCAGGAAAGTCGTTACGCAAAATGGTGTCATTGAAGTAGGCGTTAAAAAAGTTGCCGAATCAAGGTTTAATAGCAGGACAAATACAGTAACGATGACTGCCTATGATATTGACGAAGGGATTAAAGGGTTGACCGGAATTGGTGTTTTCTCTAGTAAATTGCGAGCGCTCGGCGTTAAAAAAATTAGCATAGGTAATGCTAAAGCTGTCGACCTCTCGCGACCCACCGCAAAAGATACGCTGAAAGAAGACTTCTTGGCCCTCTTGAAACCAAGTACTAAACCTTCAACAGACAGCGATGTATCTGCAGAGGACGTCCAAGTTACACTTTACGCTGACAAAAACGACATTCAATTCCGAGAAACTTTTAATGTTAACTTCCACGTGTTTGTTCCAAGCACTAATTGA